In a genomic window of Corynebacterium lizhenjunii:
- the purF gene encoding amidophosphoribosyltransferase, with translation MTVATQPVDLDTHGETEPREECGVFGVWAPGEEVSKLTYFGLFALQHRGQEAAGIAVGDGERIVVFKDMGLVANIFDESILSSLHGNVGVGHTRYSTAGGKEWANVQPMFSTAANGVDIALGHNGNLVNYLELREEVVAKGLIKPNQESVSDSMCLSMLLADGVDSNTDVFASAQALLPRVKGAFCLTFTDGHTLYAARDPHGVRPLVLGRLAKGWVVASETCALDIVGAQFIREIEPGELVAIDEAGIRSETFAQPTRHGCVFEYVYLARPDTDIKGRSVNAARVDIGRRLARSCPAEDADMVIPVPESGNPAAVGYARESGITFAHGLVKNAYVGRTFIQPTQTLRQLGIRLKLNPLREVIAGKKLVVVDDSIVRGNTQRALIRMLREAGAAEVHVRIASPPVKWPCFYGIDFASPAELIANASPSEDPEVVAEVIRDAIGADSLGFVSVEEMVAATEQPPHELCTACFTGSYPLGLPAGNANADAVRTLQGQPAS, from the coding sequence GTGACCGTAGCCACCCAGCCGGTGGATCTGGACACCCACGGGGAGACGGAGCCGCGCGAGGAGTGCGGTGTCTTTGGCGTGTGGGCGCCAGGGGAGGAAGTGTCCAAACTGACCTACTTTGGCCTCTTCGCGCTGCAACACCGGGGGCAGGAGGCCGCGGGTATCGCGGTGGGGGATGGCGAACGCATTGTCGTGTTCAAAGACATGGGCCTGGTGGCCAACATCTTCGACGAGTCCATCTTGTCCTCCCTCCACGGCAACGTGGGCGTGGGCCACACCCGCTACTCCACCGCGGGCGGCAAAGAGTGGGCCAACGTGCAGCCCATGTTCTCCACCGCCGCCAATGGGGTAGACATTGCCCTGGGGCACAACGGCAACCTGGTCAACTATTTGGAGCTACGCGAAGAGGTTGTGGCTAAGGGTTTGATCAAGCCCAACCAGGAGTCCGTGTCGGACTCGATGTGCCTGTCCATGTTGTTGGCCGATGGCGTCGACTCCAACACCGATGTTTTTGCCTCCGCCCAGGCACTGCTGCCGCGGGTTAAGGGGGCGTTTTGTTTGACGTTTACAGACGGACACACGCTCTATGCCGCCCGGGACCCACATGGGGTGCGCCCACTGGTGCTGGGCAGGCTGGCTAAGGGCTGGGTCGTGGCATCGGAGACCTGTGCGCTCGACATTGTGGGTGCGCAGTTCATCCGCGAAATCGAGCCTGGTGAGCTGGTGGCAATTGACGAGGCCGGCATCCGCTCCGAGACCTTCGCCCAGCCCACCCGCCACGGTTGCGTCTTTGAATACGTCTACTTGGCGCGTCCTGATACTGACATCAAAGGCCGTTCGGTCAATGCGGCCCGCGTGGACATCGGGCGCAGGTTGGCGCGCAGCTGCCCGGCAGAAGACGCCGACATGGTCATCCCCGTGCCCGAGTCCGGAAACCCCGCCGCCGTGGGCTACGCCCGCGAATCCGGCATCACCTTCGCCCACGGCTTAGTCAAGAACGCCTACGTGGGCCGCACCTTCATCCAACCCACGCAGACCCTGCGCCAGCTGGGCATACGGCTCAAGCTCAACCCCCTGCGGGAGGTCATCGCGGGCAAAAAGCTGGTGGTAGTCGATGACTCGATTGTCCGCGGTAACACCCAGCGCGCGCTCATCCGTATGCTGCGTGAAGCCGGTGCGGCCGAAGTCCACGTGCGTATTGCTTCCCCGCCGGTGAAATGGCCATGCTTCTACGGTATCGACTTCGCTTCGCCAGCGGAGTTGATTGCAAACGCCTCCCCGTCGGAGGACCCGGAAGTAGTAGCCGAGGTCATCCGCGACGCCATCGGCGCGGACTCGCTGGGATTTGTCTCCGTCGAGGAGATGGTCGCCGCCACCGAGCAGCCACCGCATGAGCTGTGCACCGCCTGCTTCACCGGCAGCTACCCACTGGGCCTGCCCGCAGGTAATGCCAACGCCGATGCCGTGCGGACCCTGCAGGGCCAGCCAGCCAGCTAG
- a CDS encoding sterol carrier family protein, with amino-acid sequence MSTAQDPALTRAAVQAVAPWIASASLPAPSRPQLADAVRRTARALATEAPGHSVELRVPPFVAVQCIEGPRHTRGTPPNVVELDPHTWLALATGAMSWAEAVLMPSVTVSGARAGEVARYLPVVRIALG; translated from the coding sequence ATGAGTACTGCCCAGGATCCCGCACTCACACGCGCCGCCGTGCAGGCTGTGGCGCCGTGGATAGCTTCTGCCTCCCTGCCTGCCCCTTCCCGGCCCCAGCTTGCCGATGCCGTCCGCCGCACCGCCCGCGCCCTCGCCACCGAAGCCCCCGGCCATAGCGTGGAACTGCGGGTGCCCCCGTTTGTTGCGGTGCAGTGCATAGAAGGCCCCCGGCACACCCGGGGTACTCCGCCTAACGTGGTGGAGTTGGACCCGCACACGTGGCTGGCATTGGCCACTGGGGCCATGAGCTGGGCAGAAGCCGTGTTGATGCCGTCGGTGACAGTCTCCGGCGCGCGGGCCGGGGAGGTGGCGCGGTATCTGCCGGTTGTGCGCATTGCGCTGGGGTAG